Within Bactrocera oleae isolate idBacOlea1 chromosome 6, idBacOlea1, whole genome shotgun sequence, the genomic segment TAGTGGTGAGGATGTGCTTTACGATTTTATAGTGACATGAAGTTTTTGTTTACTGCTAAATAAAAATCTgtcctaataataataattataacgtTTCCAAAGCTGTCTCATCATGTATATGTTTTAACCTGCcatattttagtgtttttttttattatttacgtttattaaaatttcctcTGTAAATGAACGTAACATCTTATAACGAATATCTTCTGGGCACTAGTCTGAATTCGgaagaaatattgaatttgatCTTAAAATGCTTTCAGCTTGATATCGAGTAAAAtcacatttataaatacatctcTGCTAATATCTATAAGCTGACAAGACTTATTCACTCCTATTTGCTTTTCGCGAATTGTTCCAAACAATCGTTCAAATtctaaagtatttatataattaaaaaaaaaaaaaaatatgctacaATCACAAAATATGGTTACAACAGTGATGTGTTTGAAATATTGCTTACTATTTTAATCCAGTTTCTCATGTTCGCTTTTTAatgcgaaaaaaaatgttttctatatataaattttaagtgtTTGGGGTTGAAATTAACTGCAactaataatttgtttaattataatatttttaaaaatgtgttatgTTTACGTATGTAACGGTTCTACATAATTTGCGGGGTAAAGGCCAACACGTCCATTCATGCGTCCTTTGCACCATCCTTGCTCGTCTTCGTCCTCAAGTTTCTCAAAGACTTCACCTTAAGAATATATAacggaaatattatatttattatatcttaTGTATATAACCTTCTTTCATTACCTTGTTTAAATGTCAGCTCGTCATCTTCGGCTCCTTCGTAATCATATAAAGCCTTAACTGGAACACCTTTCTCGCCATTATCCACTAACACATTATCACCCTCATCCCATTCCTCCTCTTCCTCGAATGGATTGACTTCGGGTTTGCCATTACCGTTactaagaaataaattatataaaataatatttttcttaaaaaacaatgaaaacaaaataagtCGCACGTTACTCTCAGTcaactatatatacatgtacttatTCAGACAGAAAATTATATCTTAACACAAGTgatcattttaataattagacaAAGGGATGTCACTGCAATTGTAACAGCAAAGAAGAAAGCTTTTTTGAGCAATAGTACTTAGAAGATAATTCTAGCCGAATCTAAatcaatatttacataatttcagtTCTTCACAAAAATTGTGTATCGCGACTATTATATAAATGCCTTATTGCATGTTAGAAGAATAATAACTTACGTTACACTTGAATTGCGGTTATTTGTAGTTGAGGTTGTGCTCAAACCTTTCCCGGTCCCCGTAGCTGTGGACCCTGTTGCCGATGTTGGGGAAGACGAAGCATCTTGTTGGCTGGCCTTTCCACTACCTTTGTTTGAATATGATGGATTTTTTTTTAGGCTATTCGTATTATAATCCTAGAAGTAAATTAAGAGTCAAAGAAAAACTTGTGCGTATAATGCCAATATTAAGCATACATGTGGATCCTCAGCGACAGGTCGCTGATTGATGAGTGTAATTGGTGCTGCCGGAAGTGCCTCCTTTGACTTGCTACCCTTTGCTATATCACGAAACTCTTCGGTATActcctaaaatatttataattaaaaattgtaaaccaAATTTATGCGTATACAGTTATTTGTAAGAGCCTAGTACATACCACAAATGCTGGCCAATTCATAGCCATATTCACACCATGATTATTTGACCACCATTTGAGATCCTTTTGTTGATCCGCATTATTTATGGTATGGTAGAATTCTTCATATATTTGTGGTAGACtataatgtaataaaatgcAGTAGCAGTTAATGTTTAATGTTTTAATTCAGCATCCAAAGTAAATAGTACCTACCATTGCACCTTCGTGAGGTCCAAGCAGGAGTGTATGTTAAATAGAACCTCTTTGAAGAACATTAATCGAGTCCTTTCCATGGCTTGGCACTTTTCAAACACCGACGTCATATCCTCGATGTATACCGAATTATATTTGGTAATCTCCGCAATAGCTTGTTCGTATTTCTCTCGACATTTAGCCACT encodes:
- the Synd gene encoding protein kinase C and casein kinase substrate in neurons protein 1 isoform X2, which produces MSHHSDDHLLQAGSDSFWEPGNYKRTTKRIEDGYKLCNDLQTLIQERADIEKGYAKNLRAWSKKWGELIEKGPEYGTSEAAWKSVLTEAERISDVHLKIKENLCNDVNSQIKCWQKDNYHHTLMQIKQRKDMEDMFKKAQKPWAKLLAKVEKTKSDYHAACKTERSATNQERNATADSSLSPDQVKKMHDRVQKTKDQVAKCREKYEQAIAEITKYNSVYIEDMTSVFEKCQAMERTRLMFFKEVLFNIHSCLDLTKVQCLPQIYEEFYHTINNADQQKDLKWWSNNHGVNMAMNWPAFVEYTEEFRDIAKGSKSKEALPAAPITLINQRPVAEDPHDYNTNSLKKNPSYSNKGSGKASQQDASSSPTSATGSTATGTGKGLSTTSTTNNRNSSVTNGNGKPEVNPFEEEEEWDEGDNVLVDNGEKGVPVKALYDYEGAEDDELTFKQGEVFEKLEDEDEQGWCKGRMNGRVGLYPANYVEPLHT
- the Synd gene encoding protein kinase C and casein kinase substrate in neurons protein 1 isoform X1, translated to MCFEKCVMSHHSDDHLLQAGSDSFWEPGNYKRTTKRIEDGYKLCNDLQTLIQERADIEKGYAKNLRAWSKKWGELIEKGPEYGTSEAAWKSVLTEAERISDVHLKIKENLCNDVNSQIKCWQKDNYHHTLMQIKQRKDMEDMFKKAQKPWAKLLAKVEKTKSDYHAACKTERSATNQERNATADSSLSPDQVKKMHDRVQKTKDQVAKCREKYEQAIAEITKYNSVYIEDMTSVFEKCQAMERTRLMFFKEVLFNIHSCLDLTKVQCLPQIYEEFYHTINNADQQKDLKWWSNNHGVNMAMNWPAFVEYTEEFRDIAKGSKSKEALPAAPITLINQRPVAEDPHDYNTNSLKKNPSYSNKGSGKASQQDASSSPTSATGSTATGTGKGLSTTSTTNNRNSSVTNGNGKPEVNPFEEEEEWDEGDNVLVDNGEKGVPVKALYDYEGAEDDELTFKQGEVFEKLEDEDEQGWCKGRMNGRVGLYPANYVEPLHT